A single region of the Hylaeus volcanicus isolate JK05 chromosome 5, UHH_iyHylVolc1.0_haploid, whole genome shotgun sequence genome encodes:
- the LOC128877230 gene encoding pentatricopeptide repeat-containing protein 1, mitochondrial-like isoform X1, with protein sequence MFLSKTNSLIKSKILTGYINEHIHCIKQRRPCLCIIKAYNYSIYTNVNTSHLCSLLCNKDGFNKNSSLRMDIQRCLLNSLNLQRKLHTESLPNDADVFGDLSYEKYEGVEMDEDELEEERFTENDAKIPNWHKVRDSQYHKLIISYISRGDLKQALSVLDTVKENRSKPTVFMFNLLIRAFSLQGDIKTCFKLYNKMKRYGLTPTGATYNSLINACAICKNTEKALEQLHSLRQHFYETNYVLNQSHYTTLIKAYSWHKQITTAFEIADEVRDRYRISPNIYASLFHSAISDKENGLKYALTLWYQMRKNNVKPTIIHYNLLLRAIRDLNFGDLKINDIVVSKLLGTQVNLNETGKIDLLDSPPVLSISFLKMIKEVLQKNKSTNQMSVDNDSKAVVIDRNEILSQNLNDILEKNRLILFGGIENIWKKMENDDVQPDVKIISMMLKLLPPSMEAEKAFLDLVRAKKVKVDISFFNILIHRRNIRKQYKEAKDVVNQIQQYNLRPNIMTFGVLALGCPYLKDGMVFLEQMNNIGFVPNAVIVETLLYMACYHKDFRYILFLMEFVLENKMNPSQRFFETIKRFEKLLFDIFASENRYNRKEVRKLRNDYNNFKILYVEWEEKIERLNKK encoded by the exons ATGTTTTTATCGAAAACGAATTCCCTTATAAAGTCGAAAATTCTCACAGGTTATATTAACGAACACATTCATTGTATTAAACAAAGAAGGCCAtgtttatgcataataaaggCATACAATTAtagtatttatacaaatgtcAATACAAGCCATTTATGTTCTTTATTGTGTAACAAAGAtggatttaataaaaatagttcatTGAGAATGGACATTCAAAGATGtcttttaaattcattgaatCTCCAAAGAAAATTGCATACAGAAAGTTTACCAAACGATGCCGACGTTTTTGGAGATCTTTCATATGAAAAGTATGAAGGAGTTGAAATGGATGAGGATGAATTAGAAGAAGAAAGGTTTACAGAAAATGATGCAAAAATTCCAAACTGGCATAAAGTAAGAGATAGTCAATATCATaaacttattatttcttacataTCAAGAGGAGATTTAAAACAAGCATTAAGTGTATTAGATACTGTGAAGGAAAATCGTAGCAAACCTACAGTATTTAtgtttaatcttttaattCGTGCATTTTCTTTACAAGGAGatataaaaacatgttttaagCTGTATAACAAAATGAAGAGATATGGTTTAACTCCTACTGGAGCAACATATAACAGTTTAATAAATGCTTGTGcaatatgcaaaaatacaGAGAAAGCATTAGAACAGTTGCATTCTTTaagacaacatttttatgagACCAATTATGTTTTAAATCAATCACATTATACAACTTTAATAAAAGCTTATAGTTGgcataaacaaattacaacTGCTTTTGAAATAGCAGATGAAGTAAGGGACAGATATCGTATTTCACCAAATATATATGCTTCTCTATTTCACTCAGCAATTTCCGATAAAGAAAATGGTTTAAAATATGCTTTAACTTTATGGTATCAGAtgagaaaaaataatgtaaagcCAACAATAATTCATTACAATCTACTTCTGAGAGCAATTAGAGATTTAAATTTTGGagacttaaaaataaatgatattgtagtatcaaaattattaggtACACAAGTTAATCTGAATGAAACAGGAAAAATAGACTTATTAGATTCCCCACCAGTTttaagtatttcatttcttaaaatgataaaagaggtattacaaaaaaataagtcCACAAATCAGATGTCAGTAGACAATGATTCAAAGGCAGTTGTGATTgacagaaatgaaatattatctcaaaatttaaatgacaTATTAGAAAAGaatagattaattttatttggaggaattgaaaatatatggaaaaaaatggaaaatgatgATGTACAACCTGATGTTAAGATAATTTCAATGATGTTAAAATTACTTCCACCTTCAATGGAAGCAGAAAAAGCTTTCCTTGACCTAGTCAGGgctaaaaaagtaaaagtggatattagtttttttaatatacttattCACAGAAGAAATATTAGGAAACAGTACAAAGAAGCAAAA gATGTTGTTAATCAAATACAACAATATAATCTTCGACCAAATATTATGACATTTGGAGTACTGGCTCTTGGATGTCCATATCTTAAAGATGGAATGGTTTTTTTAGAACAAATGAATAACATTGGTTTTGTGCCAAATGCTGTCATTGTAGAAACACTCTTATACATGGCATGTTATCACAAAGATTTTCGTTATATACTATTTTTGATGGAATTTGTATTAGAGAACAAGATGAACCCTTCTCAACGATTCTTTGAAACTATAAAAAGATTTGAAAAACtattgtttgatatttttgcAAGCGAg AATAGATACAATCGTAAGGAAGTGAGGAAACTGAGAAATGactataacaattttaaaatattgtatgttGAATGGGAAGAAAAAATCGAGAgacttaataaaaaataa
- the LOC128877230 gene encoding pentatricopeptide repeat-containing protein 1, mitochondrial-like isoform X3 has translation MKRYGLTPTGATYNSLINACAICKNTEKALEQLHSLRQHFYETNYVLNQSHYTTLIKAYSWHKQITTAFEIADEVRDRYRISPNIYASLFHSAISDKENGLKYALTLWYQMRKNNVKPTIIHYNLLLRAIRDLNFGDLKINDIVVSKLLGTQVNLNETGKIDLLDSPPVLSISFLKMIKEVLQKNKSTNQMSVDNDSKAVVIDRNEILSQNLNDILEKNRLILFGGIENIWKKMENDDVQPDVKIISMMLKLLPPSMEAEKAFLDLVRAKKVKVDISFFNILIHRRNIRKQYKEAKDVVNQIQQYNLRPNIMTFGVLALGCPYLKDGMVFLEQMNNIGFVPNAVIVETLLYMACYHKDFRYILFLMEFVLENKMNPSQRFFETIKRFEKLLFDIFASENRYNRKEVRKLRNDYNNFKILYVEWEEKIERLNKK, from the exons ATGAAGAGATATGGTTTAACTCCTACTGGAGCAACATATAACAGTTTAATAAATGCTTGTGcaatatgcaaaaatacaGAGAAAGCATTAGAACAGTTGCATTCTTTaagacaacatttttatgagACCAATTATGTTTTAAATCAATCACATTATACAACTTTAATAAAAGCTTATAGTTGgcataaacaaattacaacTGCTTTTGAAATAGCAGATGAAGTAAGGGACAGATATCGTATTTCACCAAATATATATGCTTCTCTATTTCACTCAGCAATTTCCGATAAAGAAAATGGTTTAAAATATGCTTTAACTTTATGGTATCAGAtgagaaaaaataatgtaaagcCAACAATAATTCATTACAATCTACTTCTGAGAGCAATTAGAGATTTAAATTTTGGagacttaaaaataaatgatattgtagtatcaaaattattaggtACACAAGTTAATCTGAATGAAACAGGAAAAATAGACTTATTAGATTCCCCACCAGTTttaagtatttcatttcttaaaatgataaaagaggtattacaaaaaaataagtcCACAAATCAGATGTCAGTAGACAATGATTCAAAGGCAGTTGTGATTgacagaaatgaaatattatctcaaaatttaaatgacaTATTAGAAAAGaatagattaattttatttggaggaattgaaaatatatggaaaaaaatggaaaatgatgATGTACAACCTGATGTTAAGATAATTTCAATGATGTTAAAATTACTTCCACCTTCAATGGAAGCAGAAAAAGCTTTCCTTGACCTAGTCAGGgctaaaaaagtaaaagtggatattagtttttttaatatacttattCACAGAAGAAATATTAGGAAACAGTACAAAGAAGCAAAA gATGTTGTTAATCAAATACAACAATATAATCTTCGACCAAATATTATGACATTTGGAGTACTGGCTCTTGGATGTCCATATCTTAAAGATGGAATGGTTTTTTTAGAACAAATGAATAACATTGGTTTTGTGCCAAATGCTGTCATTGTAGAAACACTCTTATACATGGCATGTTATCACAAAGATTTTCGTTATATACTATTTTTGATGGAATTTGTATTAGAGAACAAGATGAACCCTTCTCAACGATTCTTTGAAACTATAAAAAGATTTGAAAAACtattgtttgatatttttgcAAGCGAg AATAGATACAATCGTAAGGAAGTGAGGAAACTGAGAAATGactataacaattttaaaatattgtatgttGAATGGGAAGAAAAAATCGAGAgacttaataaaaaataa
- the LOC128877230 gene encoding pentatricopeptide repeat-containing protein 1, mitochondrial-like isoform X2: MDIQRCLLNSLNLQRKLHTESLPNDADVFGDLSYEKYEGVEMDEDELEEERFTENDAKIPNWHKVRDSQYHKLIISYISRGDLKQALSVLDTVKENRSKPTVFMFNLLIRAFSLQGDIKTCFKLYNKMKRYGLTPTGATYNSLINACAICKNTEKALEQLHSLRQHFYETNYVLNQSHYTTLIKAYSWHKQITTAFEIADEVRDRYRISPNIYASLFHSAISDKENGLKYALTLWYQMRKNNVKPTIIHYNLLLRAIRDLNFGDLKINDIVVSKLLGTQVNLNETGKIDLLDSPPVLSISFLKMIKEVLQKNKSTNQMSVDNDSKAVVIDRNEILSQNLNDILEKNRLILFGGIENIWKKMENDDVQPDVKIISMMLKLLPPSMEAEKAFLDLVRAKKVKVDISFFNILIHRRNIRKQYKEAKDVVNQIQQYNLRPNIMTFGVLALGCPYLKDGMVFLEQMNNIGFVPNAVIVETLLYMACYHKDFRYILFLMEFVLENKMNPSQRFFETIKRFEKLLFDIFASENRYNRKEVRKLRNDYNNFKILYVEWEEKIERLNKK, translated from the exons ATGGACATTCAAAGATGtcttttaaattcattgaatCTCCAAAGAAAATTGCATACAGAAAGTTTACCAAACGATGCCGACGTTTTTGGAGATCTTTCATATGAAAAGTATGAAGGAGTTGAAATGGATGAGGATGAATTAGAAGAAGAAAGGTTTACAGAAAATGATGCAAAAATTCCAAACTGGCATAAAGTAAGAGATAGTCAATATCATaaacttattatttcttacataTCAAGAGGAGATTTAAAACAAGCATTAAGTGTATTAGATACTGTGAAGGAAAATCGTAGCAAACCTACAGTATTTAtgtttaatcttttaattCGTGCATTTTCTTTACAAGGAGatataaaaacatgttttaagCTGTATAACAAAATGAAGAGATATGGTTTAACTCCTACTGGAGCAACATATAACAGTTTAATAAATGCTTGTGcaatatgcaaaaatacaGAGAAAGCATTAGAACAGTTGCATTCTTTaagacaacatttttatgagACCAATTATGTTTTAAATCAATCACATTATACAACTTTAATAAAAGCTTATAGTTGgcataaacaaattacaacTGCTTTTGAAATAGCAGATGAAGTAAGGGACAGATATCGTATTTCACCAAATATATATGCTTCTCTATTTCACTCAGCAATTTCCGATAAAGAAAATGGTTTAAAATATGCTTTAACTTTATGGTATCAGAtgagaaaaaataatgtaaagcCAACAATAATTCATTACAATCTACTTCTGAGAGCAATTAGAGATTTAAATTTTGGagacttaaaaataaatgatattgtagtatcaaaattattaggtACACAAGTTAATCTGAATGAAACAGGAAAAATAGACTTATTAGATTCCCCACCAGTTttaagtatttcatttcttaaaatgataaaagaggtattacaaaaaaataagtcCACAAATCAGATGTCAGTAGACAATGATTCAAAGGCAGTTGTGATTgacagaaatgaaatattatctcaaaatttaaatgacaTATTAGAAAAGaatagattaattttatttggaggaattgaaaatatatggaaaaaaatggaaaatgatgATGTACAACCTGATGTTAAGATAATTTCAATGATGTTAAAATTACTTCCACCTTCAATGGAAGCAGAAAAAGCTTTCCTTGACCTAGTCAGGgctaaaaaagtaaaagtggatattagtttttttaatatacttattCACAGAAGAAATATTAGGAAACAGTACAAAGAAGCAAAA gATGTTGTTAATCAAATACAACAATATAATCTTCGACCAAATATTATGACATTTGGAGTACTGGCTCTTGGATGTCCATATCTTAAAGATGGAATGGTTTTTTTAGAACAAATGAATAACATTGGTTTTGTGCCAAATGCTGTCATTGTAGAAACACTCTTATACATGGCATGTTATCACAAAGATTTTCGTTATATACTATTTTTGATGGAATTTGTATTAGAGAACAAGATGAACCCTTCTCAACGATTCTTTGAAACTATAAAAAGATTTGAAAAACtattgtttgatatttttgcAAGCGAg AATAGATACAATCGTAAGGAAGTGAGGAAACTGAGAAATGactataacaattttaaaatattgtatgttGAATGGGAAGAAAAAATCGAGAgacttaataaaaaataa